Below is a window of Rhodopseudomonas sp. P2A-2r DNA.
CCGCCGCGAACGGTCCGATGACGAGGCTGGCCAGCGACAGCGCGCAGAGAATGGAGAACGGCGTGCCGAACGATAACGGGCCGGTGATGGCCGCGTTTGATGCGGCGACGCCAAAAATCAGCACCGGGATCGACAGCGGCAAAACCAGCACCGCCAGCAGCAACCCGCCGCGCTGCAGCGTGACCGCCAAAGCGGCGCCGATCATGCCGGTGAAGGTAAGCGCCGGGGTTCCCGCCAGCAGGGTGACGGCCACCGCCAAAGTGGCGTTGCCGTCGAGGTTGAGCAGCAGGCCGAGCACCGGGGTGGCGAGGATCAGCGGCAGGCCGGCGGCGATCCAGTGCGCCAGCGCCTTGGCGGCGCAAGCCAGTTCCAGCGGGGTGCGGCTCATCAGCAGCAGGTCCAGCGAGCCGTCCTCGTGATCGGCCATGAACAGCCGGTCGAGGGTCAGCAGGCTGGCGAGCAGGGCGCCGAGCCACAGGATCGCCGGGCCGAGCCGCGCCAGCAAAGCGAGGTCGGGGCCGAGCGCGAACGGCATCAGCACCACCACCGTAAGGAAGAACAGCACGCCGATCAGCGCACCGCCGCCGACCCGCATGGCGATCCGGATGTCGCGCCGAATCAGCGCCCCGAGGGCGGTCATCCCGCCCCCGATCACCAACTCGCGGGCGTCGATGCCGAGCGGGGCGTGGGTGGCGGCGATGATCATGCCGCCGCGGCCGAGATGCGTGGTCATCAGGCCGGCGAAGATGCGCTGGCTGGCGAGGTCGAGTGCCGAAGTCGGCTCGTCGAGCAGCCAGATCGGGCGCCACACCGTCAGCAGCCGGGCGATCGACAGCCGGCGGCGCTGGCCGGCGGAGAGAAAGCCGGCCGGCAGCTGCGCGGCGTGGCCGAGGCCGACCGCTGCGATGCATTCGGAGGGGCGGTGACTTCGCCGCCGAGAAAGTCCGCCCAGAAGGTCAGGTTTTCCGTCACCGTCAGCGCCGGCTTCATGGCGTCGCGGTGGCCGAGGTAGTGCGCCTGTTCGATCAGGGTCAGCTCGGCGTCACCGCCGGCGAGGTCGATGCTGCCGTCCGCGATGGCCAGCAGGCCGGCGATCTGGCGCAGCAGCGAGGTCTTTCCGGCGCCGTTGGGGCCGACAATCGCCAGCGCCTCGCCGGCCTCGGCGTGAAAATCGAGCCCGGCGAAGACCTCGCGGCCGCCCCTGATGCACCTGACGCCGCGTCCCGAAAGCCGCATGGATCCCCATTTCATGTTCGATCCGCGCCCCGGCCATCGCATTGCTTCGAGACGATTGTCGCTGTGGCGGCGCGTCTGGAAAGATTCTATAAGCCGGAACTTGATGCAGCACACAATCGGCGCCTGCAAGCCAATCAGGCTGTGGTTGCAACGGTGTATTGATACCTTTTGCCGGGTATCCCTGAAACGATGAATTGGGACCGCCTCACATGACCTCGCTCGACAGCTTCAAGTGCCAGAAGACCCTCAAGGTTGGCGCCAAGACCTATGTCTATTACAGCCTTCCGCTGGCCGAAAAGAACGGTCTGACGGGCATTTCCAAGCTGCCCTATTCGATGAAGGTGCTGCTGGAAAACCTGCTGCGCCATGAGGACGACCGCACCGTCAAGAAGGCCGACATTCTCGCTGTCGCCAAATGGCTGAAGAAGCGCAAGCTCGAACATGAAGTGTCGTTCCGCCCCGCGCGCGTGCTGATGCAGGATTTCACCGGCGTCCCCGCGGTGGTCGATCTGGCCGCCATGCGCAACGCCATGCAGGCGCTCGGCGGCGACGCCGAGAAGATCAACCCGCTGGTCCCCGTCGATCTCGTCATCGATCACTCGGTGATCGTGAACTTCTTCGGTGACAACAAGGCGTTCGGCAAGAACGTCGCCGAGGAATACAAGCAGAACCAGGAGCGCTACGAATTCCTGAAGTGGGGCCAGAAGGCGTTCTCGAACTTCTCCGTGGTGCCGCCCGGCACCGGCATCTGCCACCAGGTCAATCTCGAATACCTGGCCCAGACGGTCTGGACCAAGAAGCAGAAGATGACCGTCGGCAAGAAGACCGCGACCTATGAGGTCGCCTATCCTGACACGCTGGTCGGCACCGATTCGCACACCACCATGGTCAACGGTCTCGCCGTGCTCGGCTGGGGCGTCGGCGGCATCGAGGCGGAAGCCGCGATGCTCGGCCAGCCGCAGTCGATGCTGCTGCCGGAAGTGATCGGCTTCAAGCTGTCGGGCGCGCTCAAGGAAGGCGTCACCGCCACCGACCTCGTGCTCACCGTCACGCAGATGCTGCGCAAGCAGGGCGTGGTCGGCAAGTTCGTCGAGTTCTTCGGACCCGGCCTCGACTTCCTCTCGGTCGCGGACAAGGCGACCATCGCCAACATGGCGCCGGAATACGGCGCCACCTGCGGCTTCTTCCCGGTCGACGCCGCGACGCTCGATTATCTCAAAACCTCGGGCCGCAAGGCGGACCGCGTGGCGCTGGTCACCGCCTATGCCAAGGCGCAGGGCCTGTTCCGCACTGCCAAGTCGGCGGATCCGGTATTCACCGAAACGCTGAAGCTGGATCTCGGCGACGTCGTGCCGTCGATGGCCGGCCCGAAGCGTCCGGAAGGCCGCGTCGCGCTGCCGGCGATCGCCGAAGGCTTCGCCGCTGCCATGACCGCGGAATACAAGAAGGCCACTGACCACGACGCGCGCTTCACCGTCGAGGGCAAGAATTTCGACCTCGGCCATGGCGACGTGGCGATCGCCGCGATCACGTCATGCACCAACACCTCGAATCCCTCGGTGCTGATCGGTGCCGGCCTGCTGGCGCGCAAGGCAGTGGCGCTGGGCCTCAAGACCAAGCCGTGGGTGAAGACCTCGCTGGCTCCAGGCAGCCAGGTGGTCGCCGAATATTTGGCGAATTCGGGTCTGCAGAAGGATCTCGACAAGGTCGGCTTCAACCTGATCGGCTTCGGTTGCACCACCTGCATCGGCAATTCCGGTCCGCTGCCGGAGGAGATCTCCAAGTCGATCAACGACAACGGCATCATCGCCGCTGCCGTGCTGTCGGGTAACCGCAACTTCGAAGGCCGCGTCTCGCCGGACGTGCAGGCCAACTACCTGGCTTCGCCGCCGCTGGTGGTTGCCTATGCGCTCGCCGGTTCGGTCACCAAGAACCTCGCGGTCGAGCCAATCGGTACCGGCAAGGATGGCAAGCCGGTCTATCTCAAGGACATCTGGCCGACCACGAAGGAGATCAACGCCTTCATGAAGAAGTACGTCACCGCGGCGATCTTCAAGAAGAAGTATGCCGACGTGTTCAAGGGCGACACCAACTGGCGCAAGATCAAGACCGTGGAGAGCGAGACCTACCGCTGGAACATGGGCTCGACCTATGTGCAGAACCCGCCCTACTTCGAAGGCATGAAGCGCGAGCCGGAAGCCATCGTGGACGTGATCGATGCGCGCATTCTCGCGGTGTTCGGCGACAAGATCACCACCGACCACATCTCCCGCCGGCGCCATCAAGCTGACCTCGCCGGCCGGCAAGTATCTGTCGGAGCACCAGGTGCGTCCCGCCGACTTCAACCAGTACGGCACCCGGCGCGGCAACCATCAGGTGATGATGCGCGGCACCTTCGCCAACATCCGCATCAAGAACTTCATGCTGAAGGGCGCCGACGGCAACATTCCGGAAGGCGGCTTCACCAAGCACTGGCCCGACGGCGAGCAGATGTCGATCTACGATGCCGCGATGAAGTATCAGGCCGAGAAGGTGCCATTGGTGGTGTTCGCCGGCGCCGAATACGGCAACGGTTCGTCGCGCGACTGGGCCGCCAAGGGCACCCGTCTGCTCGGCGTGCGCGCCGTGGTCTGCGAGAGCTTCGAACGCATCCATCGCTCGAACCTGGTCGGCATGGGCGTGCTGCCGCTGACCTTCGAGAACGGCACGTCGTGGAAGTCGCTCGATCTGAAGGGCGACGAGAAGGTCACGATCCGCGGCCTGCAGGGCGACCTGAAGCCCCGGCAGATGCTGACCGCCGAGATCGTGTCGGCCGATGGCAACCTGCGCAAGGTGCCGCTGCTGTGCCGCATCGATACGCTCGACGAGCTCGAATACTACCGCAACGGCGGGATCCTGCAGTACGTGCTGCGCCAGCTGGTGGCCTGACACGGGCGATGCGACCCATTGCCTCACTGCGAAGTGAGTGGTGAGTGAACGGAAGGCGGCCTATGAAGGGCCGCCTTCCCGCATTAGGGCTTGGGCGTGCCAGGCGTCGGCGGAGGGTTTGTTCTGGTTTTAACGTGGCAGCAATGATGATGGCCTGTAGCGGCATATCTCGATGGTCGGTTGCGATCAGCGCCTGCGCCATCGTTACTTGGGTGAGTTCCGCGTCCGCCGAACCGCGCGCGGTGGTCGAGCTGTTCACGTCGCAGGGTTGCTCATCCTGCCCTCCCGCGGACAAGGTTGTCGGCGAACTGGCGAAGGATCCGTCGGTCATCGCGCTCAGCATGCCGATCGATTACTGGGACTATCTCGGCTGGAAGGACACGCTGGCGGATTCACGCTTCAGCGCCCGCCAGAAGGCCTATTCCCACATGCGGGGCGATCGCGACGTCTATACGCCGCAGATGATCGTCAATGGCGAGCGCCAGGTGATCGGCAGCGATCGCGCGCGCATCGATAGCGCCATCGAGGAAACCCGCAAAAGCGAGGCCGTGATGTCAGTGCCGGTCGCGATGACGGTCGCAGGCAAAGAGGTCAAGGTATCGGTGGCGGCTGCGGGCAAGAGCGCCGTGCTCTCGCATGGTGAAGTGTGGATCTGTTCGGTGTCGCGCTCGGTGCCGATCACCATCGGACGCGGCGAGAATCGCGGCCGCCAGTTGACCTACAACAACGTGGTGCGCGGCTGGCTGAAGGTCGGCGACTGGACCGGCGCCGCGGCGAACTGGACGGTGCCGCTGGAAAACGTGTCGCGCGATGGCGTCGACGCGGCGGTGGTCTATGTGCAGAACGGCAGTCGCGAAAAGCCCGGCGCCATGCTCGGCGCGGCGTTCACGCTGCTACAGTAGCATTATGCACCGGCTGTCGTCCCCGCGCATCCGGGGACGCAGTAAACGCAGCTGTTGCGGCTCAATCACAGACGACAGCGATTACTGGGTGGCCCGGTCCTTGCGCGCAAGTGCGCGCAGGCCGGGCGATGACAAACCGCGCCCGCGGCGCGTCCGGGCCCCATGTCGCCCCCAAAAGAAAAAGGACCAACTCGCGTTGGCCCCTGAATAGTCTGTAGTCCTGCGACGGGCCCGATCCCAATGGCCACGGGGGCTGGGGGCTGAGGAATCCGAGACCGGAAGAACCGGGCCCAACGCAGTATCTTCTTGTCGCAACCCAGATGGGCGGTCGATGGGCGGAAATCGGGCGGCAATAAGATTCTTCTAACGATCCCGTTACATGGCGTTTCGACGCGAGAAAGCCGGCCGGCGAGCCCCTTGCGGCGGCGCGCCGACGGCGCGATCATGTCAGTCACATGACGGGGAGGCGCCCATGAGTTCGACGTCGGAGGAAATGGATCCCAGCGAGCCGCGGGCCGCGGATCGCCACGCCGCGAACGCGCTGGTCACCTTCAATCGACTCGAACTCAACCGCATTCTCAATCTTTACGGCCGCATGGTCGCCGCCGGCGAATGGCGTGACTACGCCATCGATTTCCTTCGCGACCGCGCGGTGTTCTCGGTATTCCGACGCGCCTCGGAAGTGCCGATCTATCGCATCGAGAAGGACCCGCGGCTGTCGCGCAAGCAGGGCGCCTACAGCGTGATCTCGGCCAGCGGCATGATCCTGCGCCGCGGCCATGAGCTGGATCGAGTGCTGCTGGTGATCGACCGCAAGTTGGCGGTGGTGTGAGGGGCCACAAGCTCTGTTGTCGTCCCCGCGTATGCGGGGACCCAGTAGACACAGGCTTTGCGGCTCTATCACCAACGCCTGCATTGACTGGGCCGCCCGGTCCGGCGCGCAAATGCGCGCAAGCCGGGCGATGACAGCGCGCTTGTGAGGCAGCTTTTCGCTGTCTGCCCCTAAGGCAGCGTCTGCCCGCCCTCGCCAAGCGCTCGCTGCATCATCACGGTGTCGAGCCAGCGGCCGAACTTGAGGCCGACGGCGGGGTGGGTGCCGATCATCTGGAAGCCGGCATTGCGATGCAGGGCGATGGAGCCGGCATTGGCGGAATCGCCGATCACCGCGATGATCTGGCGGAAGCCGCCTGCCTCGCAGTCCGCGATCAGTCGGTGCAGCAGCCGCGTGCCGATGCCGCGCCGCTGCGCCGCCGGGTCGAGATAGACCGAATTCTCCACGGTGAAGCGATAGGCCGGCCGCGGCCGGTAGGGCCCGGCATAGGCGTAGCCGGCGACCTGGCCGTCCTGCAGCGCCGCCAGATAGGGGAAGCCGGCGGCGACGAGCGTGTCGAAGCGCCGGGTCATTTCCGCGAGGTCCGGCGGGATCAGTTCGAAGGTCGCGGTGCCGAACTGCACCGCCTCGTCGTAGATCGCGGTGATGGCGGCAAGGTCGGCGGCGGTGGCGGGGCGTATTTCAAGGTCGGGCATGGCGTCGAGCCTAATGATACCGTTGGCAAAATAAAAGCCCCGCCGACCGGCCTGCGCAGGTCGGGCGCGTTGCGGGCGAGGGCCTCGCTGCGTAGCAGCCACTCGCCAACCGTCGGGTCCTTCATTTATTCTGCCGTCGGCGTCATGCTCAGCGCGGCGTGGCTTTGCCAGATCGGGTGGATTGCGGAATGGTCAAGACAAACAAGAAGCTCGGCTCGTCCGCCGAGAGCAAGGCCGCCGGCGCGGTGCCTGCCGGCGCGGCGCGCGACGTCGAAGGGGCGCTGAAGATTCTTGAGGGCAAGGACAAGACGCGAATCATCTTCCACCTCCTTGCCGAGCCGGTGCTGCAACTCGCCGAGCTCGAGCGGGTGATTCCGGCGGCCTCCCAGAAGCTGCTGATTCAGCAGCTTCGCGAGCTCGAGCGGGACGGGCTGGTGCGGCGGGCAGGCGAAGCCGAGGTACCGGCCGCGGTCGAATATGCCCTGACCGGGGCGGGGCGCGCGCTGCGCCCGGCGCTGCTGCAACTGCGCGAATGGGCGGCATTGCGCCGGGTCGAGATCTAGCGGCCATGCAGCCGACAAGCAAAAAGCCCCGGCCTTGCGGCCGGGGCTTTGCATTTTGCGAGGAAACGGAAGGTTATTCCTTCTGTCCCAGAAGCTGCAGCAGCAGCGTGAACAGGTTGATGAAGTTCAGGTACAGCGACAGCGCACCGGTAATCGCCGCCCGTTCCGCCACGTCGCCACCCTGGGAGGCGTAGCCGTAGATGTAATCGTTCTTCAGGCGCTGGGTATCCCAGGCGGTGAGGCCCGCGAACACCAGCACGCCCACCACCGACACGATGAACTGCAGCATCGAACTCGCCACGAAGATGTTCACGACGCTGGCGATGATGATACCGAACAGGCCCATCAGCAGAAACGATCCCATGCCCGTCATGTCACGCTTGGTGGTGTAGCCGTAAAGGCTGAGCGCACCGAACGAGGCGGCGGTGATGAAGAACACCCGCACGATGGAAGTGTGCGTGTAGACCAGGAAGATCGACGACAGCGAGATGCCCATCAAGGCCGAGAAGGCCCAGAACAGCAGCTGTGCGGTCGCCGGCTTCAGCCGGTTGATGCCGAACGAGATGGCGAACACCATCGCCAGCGGTGCCAGCATGAACACCCACTTCAGGGGGCTCACGAACATCGCGTAGCCGAACGGCGTCAGATAGGAGCTTC
It encodes the following:
- the ccmB gene encoding heme exporter protein CcmB — encoded protein: MTALGALIRRDIRIAMRVGGGALIGVLFFLTVVVLMPFALGPDLALLARLGPAILWLGALLASLLTLDRLFMADHEDGSLDLLLMSRTPLELACAAKALAHWIAAGLPLILATPVLGLLLNLDGNATLAVAVTLLAGTPALTFTGMIGAALAVTLQRGGLLLAVLVLPLSIPVLIFGVAASNAAITGPLSFGTPFSILCALSLASLVIGPFAAAASLRHGLD
- a CDS encoding DUF1223 domain-containing protein: MMACSGISRWSVAISACAIVTWVSSASAEPRAVVELFTSQGCSSCPPADKVVGELAKDPSVIALSMPIDYWDYLGWKDTLADSRFSARQKAYSHMRGDRDVYTPQMIVNGERQVIGSDRARIDSAIEETRKSEAVMSVPVAMTVAGKEVKVSVAAAGKSAVLSHGEVWICSVSRSVPITIGRGENRGRQLTYNNVVRGWLKVGDWTGAAANWTVPLENVSRDGVDAAVVYVQNGSREKPGAMLGAAFTLLQ
- a CDS encoding DUF2794 domain-containing protein, which encodes MSSTSEEMDPSEPRAADRHAANALVTFNRLELNRILNLYGRMVAAGEWRDYAIDFLRDRAVFSVFRRASEVPIYRIEKDPRLSRKQGAYSVISASGMILRRGHELDRVLLVIDRKLAVV
- a CDS encoding GNAT family N-acetyltransferase; protein product: MPDLEIRPATAADLAAITAIYDEAVQFGTATFELIPPDLAEMTRRFDTLVAAGFPYLAALQDGQVAGYAYAGPYRPRPAYRFTVENSVYLDPAAQRRGIGTRLLHRLIADCEAGGFRQIIAVIGDSANAGSIALHRNAGFQMIGTHPAVGLKFGRWLDTVMMQRALGEGGQTLP
- a CDS encoding winged helix-turn-helix transcriptional regulator — encoded protein: MVKTNKKLGSSAESKAAGAVPAGAARDVEGALKILEGKDKTRIIFHLLAEPVLQLAELERVIPAASQKLLIQQLRELERDGLVRRAGEAEVPAAVEYALTGAGRALRPALLQLREWAALRRVEI
- a CDS encoding Bax inhibitor-1/YccA family protein, which translates into the protein MSDLDRNYASPFGRAAGRVDAAAVDAGLRAYMLRIYNYMTIGLAITGLAALGVYMAAVTADPSGAAARIGSSYLTPFGYAMFVSPLKWVFMLAPLAMVFAISFGINRLKPATAQLLFWAFSALMGISLSSIFLVYTHTSIVRVFFITAASFGALSLYGYTTKRDMTGMGSFLLMGLFGIIIASVVNIFVASSMLQFIVSVVGVLVFAGLTAWDTQRLKNDYIYGYASQGGDVAERAAITGALSLYLNFINLFTLLLQLLGQKE